A single window of Leishmania panamensis strain MHOM/PA/94/PSC-1 chromosome 35 sequence DNA harbors:
- a CDS encoding hypothetical protein (TriTrypDB/GeneDB-style sysID: LpmP.35.2810): MAASGISASWTDLLAHTPASPGSSSRVALGEVAALCLALEAPKCYAVYRPSNPGGCVNRHISTGPALATPQHFLQLLARLRETLGTPSEAARIAEVLVDLLNKPPHPHQPGPWDLTENEVRAVKATAIQHVMDTVQGGSDALAWLARLLRLTGTRAGEGGVTESEVRLLLAALSERYGLHGGSPAPRVHCGDADSEWLLTCSPGVLAAIAAAMLRSTTEGMKAHALELLETAALKRLSWTSLSSDKAVAGYSYCNDVQSGTSKPSFDETVVVHCAEAAAVQGDAETVTRLIFLLYRARGALGFATLAEHRQQRRSGRGNEGTRGRTSGDLLPCTSAWLSARWWCRGDGAMAEQTPTLLEGDATDMHFELAVVRLLKSAMHALLYNPQRMSDPIVCTVEEALSLWDGLKSATSWPGIAAIGAELLRYLADQHIRLAVVAGEGDKGAASDDLHVRQAALRVYGHLCRAAPLRQRKTAEHVELNYFTLLMLRIFSTRLAIIGDASMLVPVIASTTAAEQILRLFANLSGPPAQEVALPYALAASLVILAAAATQKDYTVSPSLLAPLTAYFSDTKSLHYYCVAARSAEVPAHIAVSGGLVLLHLFLWSSVPEDEWARSDGELWRLFQRIQKVKETGQGADAATAAPATAAAHHVAAWLKVAGDQQRSLLWLLLLSAKQRDMSWCRAVVDVFCSPASSTLISSTVNFVYDQLPQAELNSVVALLYACGNNDNPTHASQTLDRVVSASLQLPICALTLEALEAQLQRFSGGRQATSVLVLGAASIRALAERCAATPKEDADDEVAVEGFLRVLQPLLVGPTAAPPLCYTVVVLTQASLVELQRMHTDANDAPRHASAFVCALHDALVSRATPRAYQVRAASSWPLLPSLAATLQEQKELQSVDGLREATAAARHLEHTLPKESRPVVCLWVEREALFDSPHALSAKAEVLRHYGVREVSTHRAHVEKAKRDIFSLVRSDAAGTVHPTAAQMTGENDLAKAKAARRTRHNSLLSAVSERSRRQRRA, translated from the coding sequence CCGCCACATCTCGACTGGGCCTGCGCTCGCAACCCCACAGCACTTTCTGCAGCTTCTTGCTCGCTTGCGTGAAACACTCGGCACGCCTTCGGAAGCCGCGCGCATTGCTGAGGTCTTGGTGGACCTGCTCAATAAGCCTCCTCACCCGCACCAGCCCGGTCCATGGGACCTTACTGAGAACGAGGTGCGCGCCGTCAAAGCTACTGCTATCCAGCATGTAATGGATACCGTGCAGGGGGGCAGCGATGCACTAGCGTGGCTagcgcgcctcctccggctgacaggcacacgcgcaggagaggggggggtaacAGAGTCGGAGGTGCGGCTATTGTTGGCAGCACTCTCGGAGCGCTACGGCTTGCACGGCGGGTCGCCTGCCCCTCGAGTGCACTGCGGTGACGCTGACAGCGAGTGGCTCCTCACATGTTCTCCGGGGGTACTCGCGGCGATTGCAGCTgcgatgctgcgcagcacaaCAGAGGGGATGAAGGCGCACGCGCTGGAACTTTTGGAAACTGCCGCCCTCAAGCGCCTTTCGTGGACCTCCCTCTCATCCGACAAGGCGGTCGCCGGCTACTCTTACTGCAACGACGTGCAAAGCGGGACATCAAAACCATCTTTTGATGagacagtggtggtgcattgcgctgaagctgctgccgtgcaaGGAGACGCAGAGACCGTGACGCGTCTCATCTTTCTCCTGTACCGCGCACGTGGTGCGCTGGGGTTCGCCACGTTGGCCGAgcaccgacagcagcggcgcagcggccgcggtAATGAAGGCACGCGGGGAAGGACAAGCGGTGATCTGCTACCTTGTACTTCGGCTTGGCTCAgtgcgcggtggtggtgcaggggCGACGGTGCCATGGCGGAGCAGACGCCTACGTTGTTGGAAGGAGATGCCACCGACATGCATTTTGAGCTGGccgtggtgcggctgctgaagaGCGCCATGCATGCTCTCCTGTACAACCCCCAGCGCATGAGCGACCCCATCGTCTGCACGGTGGAAGAGGCGCTCTCACTGTGGGACGGGTTGAAGAGCGCCACCAGCTGGCCTGGCATTGCCGCGATCGGCGCAGAACTGCTGCGCTACCTCGCCGACCAGCACATACGGTTGGCCGTGGTGGCAGGCGAAGGTGACAAGGGTGCAGCCTCGGATGATCTGCACGTCCGGCAGGCGGCGCTACGAGTATACGGGCACCTCTGTCgtgccgcaccgctgcgtcAGCGCAAGACAGCCGAGCATGTCGAGCTGAACTACTTCACCTTGTTGATGCTGCGCATCTTCTCCACCAGGCTCGCTATAATCGGGGATGCTAGTATGCTAGTCCCAGTGATagcgagcaccaccgcagcggagCAGATTTTGAGGCTCTTCGCCAATCTCTCAGGGCCCCCGGCACAAGAAGTCGCGCTGCCCTATGCgctcgccgcctccctcgtcatcctcgcgGCGGCTGCAACGCAGAAGGACTATACCGTCTCGCCAtctctcctcgcccccctcaCCGCGTACTTTTCTGACACGAAGTCACTGCACTATTACTGCGTGGCTGCGAGATCGGCAGAGGTGCCGGCACACATTGCGGTGAGCGGCGGCCTAGTGCTTCTCCACTTGTTCCTTTGGTCAAGCGTGCCGGAAGATGAGTGGGCCCGTAGTGACGGGGAGCTGTGGCGGCTGTTTCAGCGGATACAGAAGGTTAAAGAAACCGGTCAAGGAGCagacgccgccaccgcagcgccagccaccgcagccgcccaCCACGTCGCTGCGTGGCTGAAAGTTGCTGGCGATCAGCAGCGGTCACTTCTATGGCTTCTGTTGCTCTCCGCTAAGCAGCGTGACATGTCGTGGTGCAGGGCGGTAGTGGACGTATTTTGCagccccgcctcctccaccctcatCAGCAGTACCGTTAACTTTGTCTACGATCAACTGCCGCAGGCAGAGCTAAACAGCGTAGTGGCGCTACTCTACGCGTGCGGCAACAACGACAACCCCACGCACGCCAGTCAGACGCTAGACCGTGTTGTGAGCGCATCCTTGCAACTCCCCATCTGTGCCCTCACCTTGGAGGCCCttgaagcgcagctgcagcgattCTCCGGAGGACGCCAAGCCACCTCGGTGCTGGTACTGGGAGCTGCGTCCATACGGGCACTCGCCGAGCGCTGCGCGGCGACCCCAAAAGAGGATGCCGATGACGAAGTGGCTGTGGAGGGTTTTCTGCGTGTGTTACAACCGCTACTTGTAGGGccaacagcggcgcctccCTTGTGCTacacggtggtggtgctcactCAAGCCTCCCTcgtagagctgcagcgcatgcacACGGATGCGAACGATGCACCACGGCACGCCTCCGCATTTGTGTGTGCCCTCCACGACGCCCTCGTGAGCAGAGCAACGCCTCGTGCCTATCAAGTTCGCGCAGCATCCTCCTGGCCTCTCCTTCCATCCTTAGCGGCGACTCTTCAAGAGCAGAAGGAGTTGCAGAGTGTGGATGGACTGCGAGAggctacagcagcggcgcggcactTGGAGCACACGCTCCCAAAGGAATCACGACCGGtggtgtgcctgtgggtCGAAAGGGAGGCACTCTTTGACTCGCCCCACGCCCTTTCCGCCAAGGCCGAAGTGCTGCGCCACTATGGCGTGCGTGAAGTCAGCACTCACCGTGCTCATGTAGAGAAGGCAAAACGAGACATCTTCTCGCTCgtgcgcagcgacgctgcaggcACGGTGCACCCTACTGCTGCGCAGATGACCGGGGAAAACGACCTCGCCAAAGCAAAGGCGGCTCGTCGGACGCGCCACAACTCGCTCCTGAGTGCCGTCTCGGAGAGGAGCAGACGCCAGCGCAGGGCGtaa